The window TTCTCtaataagatgaaaattttcatttgggAACTTAGTCAAGTCATGCATGCATCAGTCCAGCTAACGTCTTGCTTATAAGAGCCTCATGGCTTGTCTCCTTGCCAAATTGGTGTGTTCTCTCACTCTATGCCATAATAATGAAGAGtttcataaaaaatgtcataacaATGAAGAAACTTCGATGCACCTTTTGATATGTCAATTTGCTCACTTTTACTGGATGAGGGTCCTCTTGATTTTCAACCATCACATTGCTCTCCAAAATGACCCTATTACTCTCCTAAAAATGATCTTTATAGGTTCtcttcaagaaagaaaaggaactTCTATGGATCTCCTTCAACAAGACTTTCCTTTGGTTAAAATGGTGCGATCAAAACTGCTGCATCTTTAAGGACAAATCTAAGGAATTCAACTCGTATTTTGAACaccttatttatattttggtgtAATAATTACTCCTTATTTTTGTGATTATAGCCTTACATATCTCATAGAgcattattttgtatttattattattttttaaaattcattggCAATCTTTGCcatcttttgtaatttcataccATCAATGAAATGAAGGTTGTATGTTTCTCATAAGAAAAGGAACATGTAATGGCTTTCCTGCGTCTTGAAAGCTGTCTAGGATATCCTAGTCTCTCCCTTACTGTTAGTGTCTTGATTTTTGGTCAAACTTTGAGTTAGTCACGactttttttgttagtttggtAACTCCTCAATTAGAGATGGAAATCTATTTCGTCATCACAAAACCTTCAAAGCCTTTCCCTTTTATTCACTAGTACGACAGGAGTCAGGAGGGCTTTGTTATCTGTGGCTAGcattttttgttagtttgacCGTTGTGAGCAAAACTATACAGTAgcctttttatttgttattattttttattgtgtgtgtgtgtgagagagagagagagagagagcaaaTAAGAATGCCGATTTCAACAATGTATTTTGTGCCTTtgcatctctctctctcttcattgTACTTGACAAATAATGTACATTAGCCATGAGCCGGAGTTTGCAATcttgggtttctttttctgaAACATCAGAAGTCTGGTACAGGTCGTAGATTCCATGGTTGTTGAGAGGGCTCGTGGTGAATCACAAAGTATGTCAGGATCTCTTCAGTCCTTATGCTGGGGGTCTTCGGCTTTTGGTGGAATAGTGAGTTCCTACTTCAGTGGTTCGCTGGTGGATGCATATGGTGTAAGGTACTGCAGTTCTTCACGCATGCATGTTACATAAAGGgaagcttttaatttttaacctCGAATCTctaaatttgtagttttatcaaattaaacttccaatttcatcaaattagaCCATAGACTTGGATAATGTAGTAATTTTCATGGTCTGTTCAAATTACGCTAATTTACgaacaaattttagaataagtAATGTCAAAATCTTTGcaatttcattccttttttttcataaaaaaatatcaagtcTATCCACATTTCAGTTTAAGGAAATTAAGTTTGATCAATGCACAAATTAATTGTTGAATAGCATTgccaaaacttcaaatttaactaaaaaatagatttgatgttggttttatttaaaaatttatcaattttgtatcGTGCCTGTATTGTAGCATTGGatgtatatattcttttaggaaaattgtttaaaatgcaACAAacgttgaaaatatttacaaatatagcaaaattttatctaATGATAGATGATGTATGTATCTgggtctatcattgatagaaagtaaaattttgctatatttttaaatagttggcttattttgctatatttgaaaacatactatttcttttaacaatttcgTACCATCCTTTTGTAGAAATTGATACATTTTGACATGTTTAGGTATGAATTTCACTTATGTTTCCCTGGCATAAACAATTGCATTGATTATGAATGCTAAAAGTCGATTTGGGTGTCTCAGGTTTGTTTTTGGCGTCACAGCTTTGTTGCCATTGATAACATCTGTGGTGGCAGTTCTTGTGAAAGAGCAACCTGTGAGAGGGATAAATCGTCCTTCAGCTAACTATGATTTTGTTCGGAGCTCAAGACAGCACGTTGTTGAATTGTGGGGTGCTGTTAGTCAACGAAATGTCCTTCTTccaactttatttattttcttgtggcaGGCAACACCACAATCAGATTCTGCCATGTTTTTCTTTACGTATGGGCACtgtctttctaaattttaccTCTTTTTACGGATTTTAAGTTACTTTAAAGATTCCATGTTCTCAGCATTTAATTTGTATCTGAATAACCGGGGGCTTAATCATTTCTCAGAACAAATAAACTAGGATTCACACCCGAATTTCTAGGTCGTGTCAAGCTTGTTACATCCATAGCGTCACTTCTCGGGGTTGGGCTTTATAATGGATTTCTCAAGAAAGTCCCTCTGAGGAAAATTTTTCTAGTGACCACCATTTTTGGTTGTGCACTTGGAATGAGTCAGGTTAGTGACATGATAGAAACCATTCACCAGTTCATGTTTGTGGTCCATCCATACTTTGTATCCACTTATCTTGTTTTTCTGGTCATTTTCTAGGTTCTTCTTGTAACGGGGTTAAATCGCGAGTGGGGTATAAGCGACGAGTGGTTTGCGATTGGGGATTCGTTGATTATAACAGTACTTGGTCAGGTAATATATACTAAGTACAATTGTTACATCTAGTCAGCGTGGTCCTtcaatttcaaccaaaaatcagtgaaaaatatttctctctttttcttgcaGGCATCTTTCATGCCTGTTCTTGTGCTAGCAGCAAAATTATGTCCAGAAGGAATGGAAGCCACACTTTTTGCAACCCTCATGTCCATATCAAATGGAGGGAGTGTCCTTGGCGGCCTGATTGGTGCCGGTTTGACACAAATGTTTGGCGTCACCAAAGACTCGTTTGAAAACCTATCCACCTTGATAATCCTTTGCAACCTGAGCTCACTGTTGCCTCTGCCACTGCTCCGTCTCCTTCCCCAGGAAACACCAGACTCGAACTCTGACACCATAGACGTGGAGTTGAAGTCTAACTGAAACTTGTGTTACGTACTTCCAATTTAAAGCAGCATTAGCAAAATTCATGTCCGAGGGAAGATTGGTGATGGACTGTAAATGATTATTAGGATTTAGGAAGTGAAAAGGTGTTCTTGAACTACAGATATCTTaggaattgaagaagaagaaagagagaccACTGAATGGGGCCCCACCCTTAATCCATAATGCAGCCAATCATGTGGCGAGCTGACTGTGTTTTCCACGTGGGTGGGGCCTTACTAACTTCCCTCACTTATCCAATCTATGCCCCCAGTTTTGGGATGGAAGTTTGATTgatatatgaaagaaaaaaaaatgataataataattgaggtAGGGCAGACCACCCGCCACACGCATGTCATTGCTCTTTCTCATTATTGTCATACTCTCTCTAGTCTCTACCACATTATAATATGTACTGCCTGTTCATGATTGTATTAGTTCATTATCGGGAAGATTGCAGAAGCCATTCATGTCACATGGTATAGCAACTCTAATTACACCTTGCAAACTTTAATTGTGAAAATCGAGTTGTCAAAATTAGGCCCTAAAGGCGTTTGGTTTGGAGAGTTGAGTTTAATTGATCCGATAATTATTATAGGAAAGATTAATTGAGGGAGTTCATGGGAATAAAGAAGTGAGAACTGTGAGTAAACAAGAATCTTTTGGTTATTGgtgaacaaaaagaaataacacacCCAACTTGGGGGCATATGCTTTTAGATTGTTACAATTGTTACGATTACTACAATtgtaaaagtttaattttaacattaacACTTGAATAAGTTTGAAAGTCTAAGGATATAGTTGCAACTATTATCTTGATTATATGTAGCCAATATTACCGTGACTTTTTCTTTAGGTCCAATCTCTCATCCCCACTGGTAAGTAGCAAAGAAAGGCAATTGATtgaatgtttatatatatgtttgtgaGGTGGCAACTTTATATGGTTAATTCAAGATGGTATGGTAAGGCTTATTAACTATACCTACGTgagacaaatttaaaatggaaaCGATCAATGAGTACAAACAAGTGAGTCTCATTTGACTGTTTTTG of the Cucumis sativus cultivar 9930 chromosome 3, Cucumber_9930_V3, whole genome shotgun sequence genome contains:
- the LOC101219933 gene encoding folate-biopterin transporter 1, chloroplastic isoform X1, whose product is MAYILMPVSIINSISISRFENPILSFPPSSKIRRKLPPPGSGAFKRSPQSSPLTPSPCRDPPKDDMSVAVPMDDESLPNSRSSNDMEGMVSSNSDKTTVHKKKYYTSTIKIFGVDLSPDNVAVAMVYFVQGVLGLARLAVSFYLKDDLHLDPAETAVVSGFSAFPWLVKPLYGFISDSVPLFGYRRRSYLILSGLLGALSWTLMATLVDSKYGAAFCILLGSLSVAFSDVVVDSMVVERARGESQSMSGSLQSLCWGSSAFGGIVSSYFSGSLVDAYGVRFVFGVTALLPLITSVVAVLVKEQPVRGINRPSANYDFVRSSRQHVVELWGAVSQRNVLLPTLFIFLWQATPQSDSAMFFFTTNKLGFTPEFLGRVKLVTSIASLLGVGLYNGFLKKVPLRKIFLVTTIFGCALGMSQVLLVTGLNREWGISDEWFAIGDSLIITVLGQASFMPVLVLAAKLCPEGMEATLFATLMSISNGGSVLGGLIGAGLTQMFGVTKDSFENLSTLIILCNLSSLLPLPLLRLLPQETPDSNSDTIDVELKSN
- the LOC101219933 gene encoding folate-biopterin transporter 1, chloroplastic isoform X2 — protein: MPMNPRVRSEGNDMEGMVSSNSDKTTVHKKKYYTSTIKIFGVDLSPDNVAVAMVYFVQGVLGLARLAVSFYLKDDLHLDPAETAVVSGFSAFPWLVKPLYGFISDSVPLFGYRRRSYLILSGLLGALSWTLMATLVDSKYGAAFCILLGSLSVAFSDVVVDSMVVERARGESQSMSGSLQSLCWGSSAFGGIVSSYFSGSLVDAYGVRFVFGVTALLPLITSVVAVLVKEQPVRGINRPSANYDFVRSSRQHVVELWGAVSQRNVLLPTLFIFLWQATPQSDSAMFFFTTNKLGFTPEFLGRVKLVTSIASLLGVGLYNGFLKKVPLRKIFLVTTIFGCALGMSQVLLVTGLNREWGISDEWFAIGDSLIITVLGQASFMPVLVLAAKLCPEGMEATLFATLMSISNGGSVLGGLIGAGLTQMFGVTKDSFENLSTLIILCNLSSLLPLPLLRLLPQETPDSNSDTIDVELKSN